One region of Aurantimonas sp. HBX-1 genomic DNA includes:
- a CDS encoding DUF2460 domain-containing protein: protein MAIAAFDEVRFPLRLSFGTSGGPGRRVEIVRLSTGFEHRNLRHRHSVRRYDAGSGLRSLADLAEVLAFFEARRGRLTGFRFRDPLDWHTAPYGAPAGAFDQLLGIGDGVTTRFSLRKIYGEGEAAYHRPIEKPVAGTVTVAVDGVEVAAGFAIDTVSGSVTFAAPPGAGAAVTAGFAFDVPVRFDVEQLSVNVAAFEAGDIPSIPLIEIRP, encoded by the coding sequence ATGGCGATCGCGGCGTTCGACGAAGTGCGGTTTCCGCTGCGGCTGTCCTTCGGGACGAGCGGCGGGCCGGGGCGGCGGGTGGAGATCGTGCGGCTGTCGACGGGGTTCGAGCACCGCAATCTGCGGCACCGCCATTCGGTGCGGCGCTACGATGCCGGGTCGGGGCTGCGGAGCCTCGCCGATCTCGCCGAAGTGCTGGCGTTCTTCGAGGCGCGGCGGGGACGGCTGACCGGCTTCCGCTTTCGCGACCCGCTCGACTGGCATACGGCGCCGTATGGCGCGCCGGCCGGGGCGTTCGACCAGTTGCTCGGCATCGGCGACGGGGTGACGACGCGCTTCAGCCTGCGCAAGATCTACGGCGAGGGCGAGGCGGCCTATCACCGGCCGATCGAGAAGCCGGTGGCCGGCACCGTGACGGTCGCGGTGGACGGGGTGGAGGTCGCGGCGGGTTTCGCGATCGACACGGTGTCCGGGAGCGTCACCTTCGCGGCGCCGCCGGGCGCCGGGGCGGCGGTGACGGCGGGCTTCGCCTTCGACGTGCCGGTGCGCTTCGACGTCGAGCAGCTGAGCGTCAACGTCGCCGCCTTCGAGGCCGGCGACATCCCGTCCATTCCGCTGATCGAGATCCGGCCATGA